Within Citrus sinensis cultivar Valencia sweet orange chromosome 1, DVS_A1.0, whole genome shotgun sequence, the genomic segment TCCATTTTAGGCGTATAATATACCGTTTCGAAGCTTACAACGAGAcgaatcaaatccaaaatcgTATACTTCATTTCATCCATATAAATGTAGTGCATATTCACTTTACTAGGTTTTGTAGCGTGTAAtcttatatcttttttatataatttttaggttTAATGGATTTCGTTGTACTTCAATTATGTTATGACGGTTGATGGGAGACGTTAGCAGATGACCGTACAGAGTACGTGAATGCCAAGaatatatcatttttagtTCGGAAAGATTGTACGTTTGAGTAATTTCTGGCAAGGGTGTATGAAGGTTTACAGATAAATCCTAATGAATATAGTATGATgatgaagacaactttgaggtcTAGTAACACAATGTATCGTGCATGTTCACTACCTATGAACAcatttaatgatgaaatggttAAGGTTGTGCTGTACATGGCCTCTGATGTGGTCAATTATGGATGCATCCCTATATTTGTCACCACATCTCCTCGAGTTCTGGCCGAAAATCCTGAGCCACTTGTGGAAAGTGAAACTTCGTTTAGAGCAAACGAGTCTATCCACGATATTGAGGAAGAGGTGTTACCACAGCAAATGTCATTTTAGCAATGTTACTCTCCACTCAACGAAAACAATGACACTATTGATGAGAACATTATTATGTTAGCGGATGTTGAAGAAGAGGTGTTACCATTAGGGACATCGTTAGGGAAACATTACTCTCCATTTTACAATAGTAAGTTTCGCAGTTATGATGATCATACTTATGACACCAACAACACAGAAGTGATAATGCTTGTTTGGAACCGTTCAATAGTGTGCAAGGCATGAAGTCCAATACTGAAGTTGATGATAGGAGCATTGGTCATTATGATATTCCTATCAATGATGAAAATGAGCATCAGTATAATATTCCTCTTAATAATAGAGACAACCGACTTATTCCTCCGATGGCCCGTTCGAGGAGGAGGACAACAGTTAATCCCTTGGTGAGTCTTGCTCCAGTTTTACCTTCAAACTTGGTTGTTCCAGACTTAGTTAGAAGCTGTAATTCTGTTGACATTGATGTGAGAAAGTTGTTCGCTGAGAAGAATGAGTTAATACTGGAACTGTGCAAAGTGTGTTAACATGTATATgttcataatattgattttgatgataacaaactttaaatattttttattaaaatgttggagctattcattaataaacgaaagccttataatcattccaattatattcataaaagttTAACTGAAATGGATAAGACTAACTTGTTCTACAGGTTACTAGAAacaaacggcaaaccgtttattacaAACGGCTAATCGATAAATTCCAGAGAGGTCATTTCGTGCAAATCTTTAACCGTTTAATGTAAACGGATAATTGAAGTttatcttgcaggtctctAGAATTTAATGGCGAAAGGGTAATCCTAAatggcaaaccgtttatttaaaaattgacccaacggtaactttgaccagcctaaacggttaaccgttaatggttaacggcgaaccgttttagAGCAAACAATCTATAACGactagtttttcagctccaactataaataagctcattcaaattcaaacaaggttgatcacaacacaactattgagcttatattcgagaatacaatcttaaTAGAGCTTTAAACatattcttgcttcatctattcacacattggacattaatttgtaatcttaaatattgtgtgagagaaaaacaatttgtaatcttttattttgagtgattgtaagtgttgggatacacttgggttaagagattggggataatctcttgttgtaaaggttcattgacaccttggaagtcaagtgtaagcatttgaagtcttggaggcttgcttagtgaaatcctcaagcccagaaagcttggaggcgtggacgtaggcgaggttggccgaaccacgtaaaaatcttcatgtttgaatctctcttcccttatctttttatattgtaattgatttaattgtgattgcattaaattcatttaaaatttgcatgataaattgttttagaatcaaataatttttagaatcccaattcacccctcTCTTGGGTTGtacacttgtatttcaaagTGGCCTTGCGGGAAAAGTTTGATTTGAAGATTGCACAATCCACAACGACATGCTTTGAGACCCACTGTTCTTCGGAATCATGTAATTGGCGTCTTCGCGCAACAAGAGGTTCGAATGAGCATAATGTTCCTTGGGTAGTGAGAAGAGTTGACAATGTTCATACGTGCTCTAATGAGGTATTGCCTAGTGGTCCTCGTCAAGTAAGGAGTTGGGTTGTTGGCCATCTTATCacggataaatttatttaggaCAAACAGATATACACGCCGAATGACATTAGAACAGACATGCAGCAAGAATACGGTGTCCAATTAACATATCAGCAAGCATATCGGGCTAAAGAAGTCGGTCTTGAAATAGTATGAAGGAACCCTGCAGAGTCATACAATTTACTTCCCAAATACTCTCACGTTTTGCTCAAAACGAATGAGGGTACAGTCACACACCTTGAGCGGGAtggaaatgataatttcttatacTACTTTGTTGCGCTTGGATCTTCCATCAAGGGCTTCACGCAGTACATTAGGCATGTGATCGCTGTAGATAACACTCATTTAAAGGGGTTATATCGTGGAAGCATTTTTGTAGCAACATGTCTGGATGGTAATAATCAACTGTATCCGTTAGCTATTGGGGTTATGGATTTAGAAAGCAATGATACTTGGGGATGATTTATGACGAAGTTACACTGAGTGATTGGCGATAGGCCAGAGTTAGTATTTATCTCTGATCGATGCACTGCCATCAAGAGAGCCGTTTTGAAAGCATTTCACACTGCTGCtcatggcgtttgtttttaccaTGTCAAAGGCaatattaagtcaaaattcaGGATGTCCAAAGCTATTTGGGATCAATTTGACCTAGCATTTATTAATGCAGCAAAGACATATGGACACGAAGAATTTAAAAGGCAACTTGAAGGGTTGTCGATGCTCCACTCGGGCGCGGCTGATTACTTAGAGAATAATGTGGGTACGTGTAATTGGGTAAGATCTGAATTTGAAGGTAGGAGATACAATATACTTACTACTAATATTGCGGAAAGCGTGAATTCTTTAATGAGGGAATCGcgaaaattttttgttactcatcttgttgatcactttagaaaaacattacagcaatggttttatgataggAAAATTGTGGCTGAATCGATGAGCACTCGTTTAACGACGTGGGCATATGAGATAATCGGCGAAAGAAGAATTTTGGCTGAAAGAATGACCGTTCGTCCTGTGTCTCAGCATCGATTTCATGTTTTGGGTGGTGGTATGAAGAAAGGGATAGTTGACATTCATAAAAGGACTTGCTTCTGTAGAGTATTCCAACTCGATCAACTTGTTTGTGCGCATGCAATTGCTGCTTGTCTAACCATCCATGTGAATTACATAAGTCTTTGCTCTGATTATTACTCTAAAGATTCATTGGTCATGGCATATGCTGAACCAGTGGAGTCATTTGGCGACATGACAGATTGAGACATTCTAGAAGAAATCCAAGAAATCAGAGTTAACCCATCGATCGAAGCACAGCCACTTGGTCGTCGTCCAGAGTTAAGAATTCCTTCTATTGGTGAGGATGTTAATCGAAGAACTGTGAGATGCGGGCGATGCAACCAACTAGGTCATAGCCGCAAGAGATGTAAAAATCTCATCGTGTCGAATCCAAACTGACTGTATCGTTCTAACTAAATATGGATTCTGAActcttattttagtttattttataattatatataataatgtattttattttatgttcatGTGCATAATAAGTACTAATGTATATCAACAATTACTTATAGCTAAACATATGAATATATCAAAAGTTTATATCCATTAGAATAATCTACATTCATACATCAAGTCTGAACACAATATAATGACTTACAAGGCAATATCGCCTGTAAATATATCTACATCAATTTTCTTCATGAAGTAATGCCCATGGCTACCATCAAAATCAAGTTTGAGCCTGAAcatcaaatatattataaacatCAACATAAATACGCCGCAATCACCACTTCCAGGTTCTTGTTGGGGCATATCCTTAACATCAACATACTTTCCAAGGGTTAGCACTCTGAAACTCAGGTCCGATGTTGTAGAATCCAACATCTTGAAGCCATTGAGGGAAGACGACCTGAAGAGGCTTGAATTTacgtaaatatattttgtcattGCGAAAGGTAGCCAGCAAGTCGTAAATCTGCACCCTCTTCGCGAGAAGGTCCGCTCGAGCTAGTATCCAATTATCGCCGCCCAAATTCACAGGGATGAATATCTAcgtaaataaaatgttaaattatcatattttatacaCAACTACCATAAGATTGAGTGACAATTCTTACCACATTGATGTCCGTAAACGGTTTGGATATGATATCTTCCCGCCCATCCATATAACTGTTGCCATATTGTAATGAATGGACATCACAACTACCATTGTTCCATAATTGCTTTAGGAACACCTATTGCATGATGAGtaagaaattaataagatttcGAGATATTTAAAACATCGAAATTATAGTTAATGATTATAGAGTTCGTAAACATGCCCAAAAATATGTATCCGTATGCGTGACGTGCTGCGGTAGTGCATTTGGAAACCGCCGTTGCTTCTCGCTGATCAAGCGGTAAAATGTGTAAATATGCTGTGAAGGGATTAAACCAAGTAAATTTAGAACATAATTCATGCCAGCGGAAAGATGAACAATATTGTAATGTTTTGACCATTAAGCACATTTACCTCGTCACCAAGTCACCCCATCAAAGCATTGCCCACGAGCATTTCAAAGAAATTTCAGGACTGTTGGACGGGCCGATCCACGAAAATTTTACCGGTGAACCACTGATCAAACTCCTCACATAGTCTTGAATCTTCTAGTCTCCTAAGCGGATTCATATCCACACTCGATCTTTCATCAATCTCATAGTCCGTAATTTTGAGTGCGGATAGAGGCCTGACATTCCTAACTCTCTTGAAAGGAGGAATGAAGTAAGGACTACCAAAGATATATGACGGTCTGTACGAATGTCCAAACTTACTAACGCGGGGCGGTGCCTCCGTGAATATCTGTACATTGTCACTACTAATGTCCCCATAGAGATTGTATAACGACATGGGGGTGTGCTCGTCGTCATTACCAGCATCAATATTCGTACCGTAGCTAGCATCAGCGTTCGGACCATAGCTATCTGGGGCCTGTTGATTCGAAGAGATGAatatattaaactaatttcGGGTTTCAAACCATAATAACATAACAAGAGCATGTAAAACTTGCTCACCGTGTACGAGCGACGAAACTGAGAATCACCGTACATGCCCTTCGAAGAACCCGTGCCAAACAAAGCCATAAACCCCATGACCGCTTCTCTATACTGTTGTGTCTCTGCGTTCTACCTGAAGTTCTAACCTCAGTTCGTTAATCGAACTGTGTTTTGCCTGAAGTTCCGACCTCAATTCGTGAATGGAACACTCTATTCTCTCCAGCCGTTGATCGAGATAATCATTGCGGAACTTAGTCCTTGCCTATTATTACGAAATAAGAAAGTAATGAGAAAGTGCTGAAGTTAGGTATATGTGATGAAACAAAATGATCAGGACGATGGAAGTAACCTCCGGCTCATGTCTGTCATCTGAATCGTGTGCGGATTCGTAATGGTCGTAGGTAGCAAAGTCATCCTCAACAGGACTCTGCTGCAGTTCTGTTTGACTCGTGGTGTCATGATCCGCCTCTTTGGTCCCTGTAATGGATGGCGCGTTGATTGAAGGCTGGTGTTGCactaagtaaaataaaaaaacagtaaatataaaaaaaataaaaattcaattttgtttatattttaaatgatactGTAAAGGATACCCACATTACGGACCCAACTTGGCATATATGGCACGTAATCCTCGACACTCTTCCAATAATTTATGGTTCTCTCCTTTGCATCTGTTTcgatagtttgtaaaatgtTGCCATCATGTCATAAAGAAtaccaaattttcaattagtaTAATCATCTAGTATTTAATAGTTATATACagacatatatataaatgactTGCAAGATGCTCGTTGAGGTATGAATAGACTACGCCGAAGTTTATATTCAAAGAAGCCACAGGTTTCCATCGCACGATCCGAGGACCCTTCCTCTTAATTTTCACCACCCACTGTGATGGTAGTCCTCCAATCGCTTCAAAAATCCAAGCCTTCAACAAGGAAagataaaaagtcaaaaaatgTGTCAttaaataatcattataaCAAAGCtaagttataaaataataaattcttcaCTCGCATGCACTGCAGACGTAAAGCtgtaaatattgtattttttaattttatctgaGGGATTTTGTGCGCATGCCTTCTTAAATTTATTGGCTTTGTAGTTCAATGCATTATCAAGGCTTTCATATATTGTTTCCCATGACAAACGACCCCACAGATGACTTTGAAAGTGATTTATGTCATCTACCTCATTAagcaaattgaaattgatttgataatGATCTTTTCTTCTGTTTAGTACTCTATCAGCAAAGTAAAACATGGCAATTTTTAGCGCATCGGTGTCATGCATAGCCTTGAAGTCTAAGTTCATAAATCTTTGCTCGAATTGGCCAAGATTTATATCGCGATACTTGGCGGCAAAATATTTCTTAAGTAACCTATGCATTGTTTTATGCTTCGTCAGGACGACATCTTCGCCATAGCAAAGTCCCGTTACTAGGCACCACTCTCCAATCGATAGCCGTATCAAATGGTCGCCAACTTGAAACCATAAct encodes:
- the LOC127902723 gene encoding uncharacterized protein LOC127902723; this encodes MGFMALFGTGSSKGMYGDSQFRRSYTAPDSYGPNADASYGTNIDAGNDDEHTPMSLYNLYGDISSDNVQIFTEAPPRVSKFGHSYRPSYIFGSPYFIPPFKRVRNVRPLSALKITDYEIDERSSVDMNPLRRLEDSRLCEEFDQWFTGKIFVDRPVQQS